The following proteins are co-located in the Pedobacter sp. FW305-3-2-15-E-R2A2 genome:
- a CDS encoding efflux RND transporter periplasmic adaptor subunit, whose protein sequence is MKRLTYILAGLALTFSACNNEKKETAKTAAMPMMMPSFETVSIQKSNPRVSLKLAGELLADQETELYAKVNSYVQQINVDIGSKVSAGQVLMVLEAPEVLAQLATAKSKLHAQEAIYIATKANYDRMFDADKTEGAISKDALDQITAKKQADEATVNAARSVYNELKAMNNYLVIRAPFSGTVTDRSVDLGAYVGPMGKAADKPLLVIQNNHKLRLSLSVPESSTPYLNVGDTIRFRVKSVPQKMYAARISRKSGALDLKLRSEKIEADFMNVGQDLKPLMVAETNIPLQAGQATFFIPKTALVDANLGIYVIRVENGKTKNIPVSKGRMMPDKVEVFGELSEGDHILLKATEEIEEGTSIKK, encoded by the coding sequence AAAACTGCGGCAATGCCGATGATGATGCCAAGTTTCGAGACGGTTTCCATCCAGAAGAGCAACCCCAGGGTATCGTTAAAGCTGGCAGGAGAACTCCTTGCAGATCAGGAAACGGAATTGTACGCCAAGGTAAACAGCTATGTCCAGCAGATCAATGTAGACATTGGCTCAAAAGTAAGTGCAGGGCAGGTACTGATGGTATTGGAAGCTCCGGAAGTCCTCGCCCAACTGGCTACGGCAAAGTCTAAACTACATGCCCAGGAAGCCATCTACATTGCCACGAAAGCAAATTACGACCGGATGTTTGACGCAGATAAAACCGAAGGGGCAATTTCCAAAGACGCCCTGGATCAGATTACTGCAAAAAAACAAGCCGATGAAGCAACGGTAAATGCCGCAAGGTCTGTTTACAATGAGCTAAAAGCCATGAACAATTACCTGGTCATCCGTGCTCCTTTTAGCGGTACCGTGACCGACAGAAGTGTAGATCTGGGTGCTTATGTTGGTCCTATGGGTAAAGCTGCCGATAAGCCTTTGCTTGTCATCCAGAACAACCATAAACTTCGCCTGTCCTTATCCGTTCCTGAATCCAGCACTCCTTACCTCAATGTGGGAGATACGATCCGGTTTAGGGTAAAATCTGTTCCGCAAAAGATGTATGCAGCCAGGATCTCCCGCAAATCAGGCGCTTTGGATCTGAAATTACGGTCTGAAAAGATTGAAGCAGATTTCATGAATGTAGGCCAGGATCTGAAGCCATTAATGGTTGCAGAAACAAACATTCCCTTGCAAGCAGGACAAGCCACTTTCTTTATCCCCAAAACAGCTTTAGTAGATGCAAATCTCGGCATCTACGTGATCCGTGTTGAAAATGGGAAGACAAAGAACATCCCTGTTTCCAAAGGGCGCATGATGCCCGACAAGGTAGAGGTATTTGGCGAACTCAGTGAGGGCGACCATATCCTGCTAAAAGCAACTGAAGAAATCGAAGAAGGAACATCCATAAAAAAATAG